A genome region from Anopheles stephensi strain Indian chromosome 2, UCI_ANSTEP_V1.0, whole genome shotgun sequence includes the following:
- the LOC118507844 gene encoding methionine aminopeptidase 1, with product MSDIAKHLCGTDDCKKSATLQCPVCLKMGIQGSYFCSQDCFKGSWKEHKIIHLLAKGKETNAYNPWPYYTFTGKLRPFEQTPRRPVPASIPRPDYADHKEGRSKSEEALRGNNTIKILDDEEIEGMRVACKLGREVLDEAARVCGVGVTTDEIDRAVHEACIERECYPSPMNYYNFPKSCCTSVNEVICHGIPDLRPLEDGDLCNVDVTVYHRGFHGDLNETFFVGNVKEQHKKLVQVTHEALMKAIGIVKPGERYREIGNVIQKHVHAHGYSVVKSYCGHGIHRLFHTAPNVPHYAKNSAVGVMKPGHCFTIEPMISEGTWRDVSWPDDWTAVTADGMFSAQFEHTLLVTETGCDILTKRRNETGNPHFMDHM from the exons ATGAGTGATATCGCGAAGCATCTCTGCGGTACGGACGACTGCAAAAAGTCCGCCACCCTACAGTGCCCGGTGTGCCTGAAGATGGGCATTCAAGGGTCGTACTTTTGCAGTCAAGATTGTTTCAAAGGCTCCTGGAAGGAGCATAAGATCATTCATCTCCTTGCGA agggaaAGGAAACGAATGCGTACAATCCGTGGCCTTACTACACGTTTACCGGTAAACTGAGACCGTTCGAGCAGACACCGCGGCGCCCGGTACCGGCATCCATCCCGCGGCCGGACTATGCCGATCATAAGGAGGGCCGATCCAAGTCGGAAGAAGCGCTGCGGGGGAATAACACGATCAAAATCCTGGACGACGAAGAGATCGAGGGTATGCGGGTGGCCTGCAAGCTCGGACGCGAGGTGTTGGACGAAGCGGCACGCGTCTGCGGCGTCGGTGTCACGACGGACGAAATCGATCGGGCCGTTCATGAGGCATGCATCGAGCGCGAATGCTATCCGAGTCCGATGAACTACTACAACTTTCCGAAGTCTTGCTGCACTTCGGTGAACGAGGTCATTTGCCACGGAATACCGGACCTGCGCCCGCTAGAGGATGGTGATCTGTGCAATGTGGATGTGACGGTGTACCATCGCGGGTTTCACGGCGATTTAAACGAAACGTTTTTCGTCGGCAATGTGAAGGAGCAGCACAAAAAGCTGGTGCAAGTAACGCACGAAGCATTGATGAAGGCGATCGGAATCGTAAA GCCCGGCGAACGATACCGTGAAATCGGAAACGTTATACAGAAGCATGTGCATGCACATGGGTACAGTGTCGTGAAGAGCTATTGTGGACATGGAATTCACCGACTGTTCCATACCGCCCCGAACGTACCTCATTATGCCA AAAATTCTGCTGTCGGTGTTATGAAACCTGGCCATTGCTTCACGATCGAACCAATGATCTCGGAGGGTACCTGGCGAGATGTGTCTTGGCCAGACGACTGGACTGCGGTCACTGCCGACGGTATGTTTTCGGCTCAGTTTGAGCACACACTGCTGGTCACGGAAACCGGTTGCGACATTTTAACGAAGCGAAGAAATGAAACCGGCAATCCACACTTCATGGACCACATGTAG
- the LOC118507847 gene encoding zinc finger protein 593 homolog, which translates to MPYARKKMHSGDTHLRRRWRLRNRRKDLDEIDADLKTEPEKLLQQEIDLDKPGFGQFYCIHCATYYINDQALQAHFRTKVHKRRLKALEIEPYTIEDSLRAAGHGSFVQPQKRKMETQPCLADVEAGKRIKVDTVMEAEKPAKQELSKAKKFTDYKKVLEEL; encoded by the coding sequence ATGCCGTACGCAAGAAAGAAAATGCACAGCGGGGACACACATCTCCGGCGTCGGTGGCGGTTGCGAAATCGACGCAAGGATTTGGATGAAATCGATGCAGACTTGAAGACCGAGCCGGAGAAGTTGCTGCAACAGGAGATTGACCTCGACAAACCAGGTTTTGGTCAGTTTTACTGCATTCACTGCGCTACCTATTACATCAACGATCAGGCCCTGCAAGCGCACTTTCGTACCAAGGTGCACAAACGTCGTCTGAAGGCGTTGGAAATAGAACCGTACACCATCGAAGATTCGTTGCGTGCCGCAGGTCACGGCAGTTTCGTGCAGCCGCAGAAACGGAAGATGGAAACACAGCCCTGCCTTGCGGACGTGGAAGCCGGAAAGCGGATTAAAGTCGACACGGTGATGGAGGCTGAGAAACCAGCCAAGCAAGAGTTGTCCAAAGCGAAAAAGTTTACCGATTACAAGAAGGTGCTGGAAGAGCTCTGA
- the LOC118507839 gene encoding tolloid-like protein 1 isoform X1, which translates to MTMMIHPSVRRQHFRQQPVSKLVREHKPFRPLAGSVRWVAFVMVIIFIHQLTEGLELNETLITQRHQHHRYTIDELLDARFPKSISGDIDMDPCKSSGFMGDIAMPNVNYETEWQRQRLNKSLEQDIVKLKQEVYLEGLQVEEEGMTDMIRKKTKQRASTPLSGMTSTNGGQYGRSPSGTSYESENSITDSSGEPTVRATIIDNRDNIIVRREPEAAGEKVAEKKTATPNKKNATGAARNIDHNRIQSDTKDIVIDSISDNIISNNHASRKVVTSALLSKTPSTTTTAITTTTTTSTTMASVTVAGHSTDAEASRQLAGSSESTVTGTPVVELMKRQHLSNEQNGQLTSANREQDAGQTRTRRRHRRRRRQQHNSFPQHSQVQDAVERITDNGDPTTKTTSGHSPANGPVNKNSYHSRLERLRVELGTVTYSVRDRNLRSSHQHQQQQRQGELPNEPVERRSQNRTPKKKRRRAGGDSKRKHHQDVIAYDHGKHGNDDGNNSEQRENMPVDTTNFGAGNGWGATGYDEQSYHPRAYHQQQQQQQQQRNHPEHLLYEQLSQKQSTRTTVQDESDNAMNLHFRPDYKAPAPGAQDLPQPYYLPVEDEAESHIYYASEDHHQHQHHRVARAATAKKERIWDFGVIPYEIDGNFSGMHKALFRQAMRHWENYTCIKFVERNPIDHPNYIVFTERACGCCSFVGKRGNGPQAISIGKNCDKFGIVVHELGHVVGFWHEHTRPDRENHVVIEKNNIVVGQEYNFNKLTEDEVNSLGLPYDYDSIMHYARNTFSKGTYLDTIFPIEIPGRKRPEIGQRLRLSEGDIAQANLLYKCAKCGRTFQENSASFTSPTYYSTTPPTEPERCEWRITATHGERIVLNITDLDIYKSNSCRSDYLEIRDGYWHKSPILGKFCGSGKVNELIRSTGSRMLLTYTTTFRQASMRGFAANYEAICGGDMNLESGGRLESPNYPVDYLPNKECIWRITVPKDYQVALKFQSFEVENHDNCVYDYVEVRDGGTADSRLIGVFCGYKIPPDMKSTSNKLFVKFVSDGSVQKAGFSATFMKEVDECEHMDHGCEHECINTLGGYECACYIGYELHSDKKSCENACGGQLDTPNGTILSPSFPKEYPIMKECVWEIVALPQHKITLNFTHFDLEGNTFYQASECEYDYVAVLSKSPDGTLHKHGSFCGYNVPAPITSEWNILRVVFKSDKTIQKTGFAAVYFTDIDECAVNNGGCQQECKNTVGSYVCSCRNGYTLHDNGHDCKESGCKHEIFTPHGQILSPNYPDYYPPKKDCIWHFTTTPGHRIRLVFNVFDIEPHQECAYDHIVIYDGNSPDSHTLGRFCGAKIPHPISSSSNQMYMVFNTDTSVQRKGFFASHSTACGGRLKATEVKNHFYSHIKFGSGMYDNGADCEWTIVADSGQNVQLKFLSFELEEEKMCSYDYVEVYGGLDDESGPLHGKYCGNANPPEIISMHEALMVRFRSDDTVGFKGFSAAYVAIKSNDDVLTTDEEGSDSSDIIPFPGSLKTVFIKQGEDMDEEEDDDIDYEIYPNRPTNTKMHIAVHNDIRSSQAID; encoded by the exons atgacgatgatgattcaTCCTTCGGTGCGCCGTCAACACTTTCGGCAGCAACCGGTGTCGAAATTGGTGCGGGAGCATAAACCGTTCCGACCGCTGGCAGGATCGGTGCGATGGGTGGCGTTCGTCATGGtgatcattttcattcatcaGCTTACCGAAGGTCTGGAGCTGAACGAGACGCTGATAACGCAGCGCCATCAGCATCACCGGTACACGATTGATGAGCTGCTCGATGCGCGCTTTCCGAAGAGCATCTCCGGTGACATCGACATGGATCCTTGCAAATCGA GTGGATTTATGGGCGACATCGCAATGCCGAACGTAAATTATGAAACCGAATGGCAGCGACAACGGCTGAACAAGAGCCTCGAGCAGGACATCGTGAAGCTGAAGCAGGAGGTGTACCTCGAGGGGTTGCAGGTCGAGGAGGAGGGCATGACGGACATGATacggaagaaaacgaaacaacgcGCCTCAACGCCCCTCTCCGGTATGACGTCAACCAACGGCGGTCAGTACGGGCGTTCCCCGTCGGGCACATCGTACGAGAGTGAAAATTCCATCACGGACAGTTCCGGAGAGCCTACGGTACGGGCCACCATCATCGACAACCGGGACAACATTATTGTGCGTCGCGAGCCCGAGGCTGCCGGGGAAAAGGTGGCCGAGAAAAAAACTGCCActccgaacaaaaaaaatgccacTGGTGCCGCGCGAAACATTGACCATAATCGGATCCAGTCCGACACGAAGGACATAGTTATCGATTCGATCAGTGATAATATTATCAGCAACAATCACGCCAGTAGGAAAGTAGTCACATCTGCCTTACTTTCAAAGACACCGTCGACAACGACAACGGCGATAACGACGACTACAACAACATCGACAACAATGGCTTCCGTAACTGTAGCAGGACACTCTACCGACGCGGAAGCTTCCCGTCAACTGGCAGGAAGTAGCGAGTCTACGGTTACAGGCACGCCCGTGGTGGAGCTTATGAAACGACAGCATCTATCGAATGAGCAGAATGGTCAGTTAACGAGCGCCAACAGAGAACAAGATGCTGGGCAGACCCGTACCCGCAGGCGCCACCGCCGCAGACGTCGGCAGCAACACAATTCGTTTCCCCAGCATTCCCAGGTACAGGATGCGGTCGAACGTATCACTGACAACGGTGATCCAACAACGAAAACCACATCCGGACATTCTCCGGCGAATGGACCGGTCAACAAAAACTCGTACCACTCACGGTTGGAACGGTTGCGTGTCGAATTGGGCACAGTAACGTACTCGGTGCGGGATCGCAATCTTCGATCGagtcaccagcaccagcagcaacagcgccAGGGCGAGCTGCCAAACGAGCCGGTGGAGCGAAGGTCGCAGAACCGtacaccgaagaagaagagacgCCGCGCTGGAGGTGACAGCAAACGGAAGCATCATCAGGATGTCATCGCTTACGATCACGGAAAGCACGgcaacgatgacggtaataacagcGAACAGCGGGAGAACATGCCCGTTGATACGACCAACTTCGGTGCCGGGAATGGGTGGGGTGCCACTGGATACGACGAGCAGTCCTATCATCCTCGCGCttaccatcagcagcagcagcagcaacaacaacagcgtaATCATCCTGAGCACCTCCTTTACGAACAGCTCTCCCAAAAGCAATCCACCCGAACGACGGTGCAGGACGAAAGCGACAATGCCATGAATTTGCATTTCCGACCGGACTATAAAGCACCGGCCCCGGGAGCTCAAGATCTACCCCAACCGTACTACTTACCTGTTGAAGACGAGGCAGAAAG CCATATTTACTACGCTTCCGaggatcatcatcaacatcagcaTCATCGAGTTGCACGTGCAGCAACGGCAAAGAAAGAGCGTATCTGGGACTTTGGCGTCATACCGTACGAGATTGATGGGAACTTTAGCGGCATGCACAAGGCCCTGTTCCGGCAGGCGATGCGTCACTGGGAGAACTATACGTGCATCAAGTTTGTCGAGCGCAATCCAATTGACCACCCGAACTACATCGTTTTCACGGAGCGTGCCTGTGG CTGCTGCTCGTTTGTCGGCAAACGAGGCAATGGACCGCAGGCCATTTCGATCGGTAAGAACTGCGACAAGTTTGGCATTGTGGTGCACGAGCTGGGTCACGTGGTCGGTTTCTGGCACGAGCACACCCGCCCGGACCGGGAAAACCATGTCGTGATCGAGAAAAACAACATCGTGGTGGGGCAGGAGTACAACTTCAACAAGCTCACCGAGGATGAGGTTAACTCGCTCGGTTTGCCGTACGACTACGATTCGATAATGCACTACGCGCGCAACACATTCTCCAAGGGTACCTATCTGGATACGATTTTTCCCATCGAAATACCGGGCCGCAAGAGGCCCGAAATCGGCCAACGGTTGCGTCTAAGCGAGGGTGACATCGCACAAGCGAACCTGCTGTATAAGTGTGCTA AGTGCGGACGCACGTTTCAGGAAAACTCGGCCAGCTTCACCTCCCCGACGTACTACTCCACCACACCACCGACCGAACCGGAACGTTGCGAATGGCGCATCACGGCAACGCACGGCGAAAGGATAGTTCTGAACATAACCGATCTG GATATTTACAAATCAAACAGCTGCCGGTCCGATTACCTGGAGATTCGGGACGGTTACTGGCACAAGTCGCCGATACTGGGGAAATTTTGCGGTTCCGGCAAGGTGAACGAGCTGATCCGCTCGACCGGCAGCCGTATGCTGCTCACGTACACAACCACCTTCCGGCAGGCGTCGATGAGGGGCTTTGCGGCCAACTACGAAG CAATCTGTGGCGGCGACATGAACCTTGAGTCGGGCGGACGTCTCGAGTCCCCAAACTATCCCGTCGACTACTTACCGAACAAGGAGTGTATCTGGCGCATAACCGTGCCGAAGGACTATCAGGTCGCTTTAAAGTTTCAGTCGTTTGAAGTGGAAAACCACGATAACTGTGTTTACGACTACGTCGAGGTACGGGACGGCGGTACGGCCGATTCGCGGCTCATTGGGGTTTTCTGCGGTTACAAAATACCACCCGATATGAA GTCAACGTCCAACAAACTGTTCGTAAAGTTCGTGTCGGACGGTTCGGTGCAGAAGGCAGGATTTTCGGCCACCTTCATGAAGGAAGTGGACGAGTGCGAGCACATGGACCACGGGTGTGAGCACGAGTGCATCAACACACTCGGGGGTTACGAGTGTGCCTGCTACATCGGTTACGAGCTGCACAGCGATAAGAAATCGTGCGAGA ATGCTTGCGGTGGCCAGCTGGACACCCCGAACGGTACTATCCTGTCACCGTCCTTTCCGAAGGAGTATCCCATCATGAAGGAGTGCGTGTGGGAGATAGTGGCATTGCCGCAGCACAAAATCACCCTCAACTTTACCCACTTCGATCTAGAGGGTAACACGTTTTATCAGGCGTCCGAATGCGAGTACGACTACGTGGCCGTGCTGTCCAAAAGCCCGGACGGGACGTTGCACAAGCACGGTTCGTTCTGTGGGTACAACGTCCCGGCGCCAATTACTTCCGAGTGGAATATCCTACGGGTGGTGTTCAAGTCCGATAAGACGATCCAGAAGACGGGCTTTGCCGCTGTTTACTTTACCGACATTGATGAGTGTGCAGTCAACAATGGTGGATGCCAGCAGGAATGCAAAAACACCGTCGGGTCGTACGTGTGTTCCTGCCGCAACGGGTACACTCTGCACGACAATGGGCACGATTGCAAAGAGAGTGGCTGCAAGCACGAGATATTTACACCGCACGGTCAAATTCTTAGTCCCAACTATCCGGACTACTATCCGCCGAAGAAGGACTgcatctggcactttaccacTACGCCTGGTCATAGGATACGGTTGGTTTTCAACGTGTTTGATATTGAGCCGCATCAG GAATGCGCTTACGACCATATCGTCATCTACGACGGAAACTCGCCGGACAGTCACACCTTGGGACGGTTCTGCGGTGCCAAAATTCCGCACCCCATCTCGTCCTCGTCCAACCAGATGTACATGGTGTTCAACACGGATACGAGCGTGCAGCGGAAGGGTTTCTTCGCGAGCCATTCGACGGCTTGCGGCGGACGGCTGAAGGCGACCGAAGTCAAGAACCATTTCTACTCGCACATCAAGTTTGGTTCGGGCATGTACGACAACGGTGCCGACTGCGAGTGGACGATTGTGGCCGATTCGGGCCAGAATGTGCAGCTCAAGTTTCTGAGCTTCGAGCTGGAGGAGGAAAAGATGTGTTCGTACGATTACGTGGAGGTGTACGGCGGACTGGACGACGAGAGTGGACCCCTGCATGGAAAGTACTGTGGCAATGCG AACCCACCGGAAATCATCTCGATGCACGAGGCGCTGATGGTGCGGTTCCGGTCGGACGACACGGTTGGATTTAAGGGCTTCTCGGCTGCGTACGTCGCGATCAAGTCGAACGATGACGTGCTGACCACCGACGAAGAAGGTTCTGATAGCTCCGATATCATCCCGTTTCCCGGTTCACTAAAAACAGTGTTCATCAAACAGGGCGAAGATATGGACGAGGAAGAGGACGACGATATCGATTATGAGATCTACccaaaccgaccgaccaacaCTAAGATGCACATCGCGGTGCACAACGATATACGCTCATCTCAGGCGATCGACTGA
- the LOC118507839 gene encoding tolloid-like protein 1 isoform X2, protein MTMMIHPSVRRQHFRQQPVSKLVREHKPFRPLAGSVRWVAFVMVIIFIHQLTEGLELNETLITQRHQHHRYTIDELLDARFPKSISGDIDMDPCKSSGFMGDIAMPNVNYETEWQRQRLNKSLEQDIVKLKQEVYLEGLQVEEEGMTDMIRKKTKQRASTPLSGMTSTNGGQYGRSPSGTSYESENSITDSSGEPTVRATIIDNRDNIIVRREPEAAGEKVAEKKTATPNKKNATGAARNIDHNRIQSDTKDIVIDSISDNIISNNHASRKVVTSALLSKTPSTTTTAITTTTTTSTTMASVTVAGHSTDAEASRQLAGSSESTVTGTPVVELMKRQHLSNEQNGQLTSANREQDAGQTRTRRRHRRRRRQQHNSFPQHSQVQDAVERITDNGDPTTKTTSGHSPANGPVNKNSYHSRLERLRVELGTVTYSVRDRNLRSSHQHQQQQRQGELPNEPVERRSQNRTPKKKRRRAGGDSKRKHHQDVIAYDHGKHGNDDGNNSEQRENMPVDTTNFGAGNGWGATGYDEQSYHPRAYHQQQQQQQQQRNHPEHLLYEQLSQKQSTRTTVQDESDNAMNLHFRPDYKAPAPGAQDLPQPYYLPVEDEAESHIYYASEDHHQHQHHRVARAATAKKERIWDFGVIPYEIDGNFSGMHKALFRQAMRHWENYTCIKFVERNPIDHPNYIVFTERACGCCSFVGKRGNGPQAISIGKNCDKFGIVVHELGHVVGFWHEHTRPDRENHVVIEKNNIVVGQEYNFNKLTEDEVNSLGLPYDYDSIMHYARNTFSKGTYLDTIFPIEIPGRKRPEIGQRLRLSEGDIAQANLLYKCAKCGRTFQENSASFTSPTYYSTTPPTEPERCEWRITATHGERIVLNITDLDIYKSNSCRSDYLEIRDGYWHKSPILGKFCGSGKVNELIRSTGSRMLLTYTTTFRQASMRGFAANYEAICGGDMNLESGGRLESPNYPVDYLPNKECIWRITVPKDYQVALKFQSFEVENHDNCVYDYVEVRDGGTADSRLIGVFCGYKIPPDMKSTSNKLFVKFVSDGSVQKAGFSATFMKEVDECEHMDHGCEHECINTLGGYECACYIGYELHSDKKSCENACGGQLDTPNGTILSPSFPKEYPIMKECVWEIVALPQHKITLNFTHFDLEGNTFYQASECEYDYVAVLSKSPDGTLHKHGSFCGYNVPAPITSEWNILRVVFKSDKTIQKTGFAAVYFTDIDECAVNNGGCQQECKNTVGSYVCSCRNGYTLHDNGHDCKESGCKHEIFTPHGQILSPNYPDYYPPKKDCIWHFTTTPGHRIRLVFNVFDIEPHQECAYDHIVIYDGNSPDSHTLGRFCGAKIPHPISSSSNQMYMVFNTDTSVQRKGFFASHSTACGGRLKATEVKNHFYSHIKFGSGMYDNGADCEWTIVADSGQNVQLKFLSFELEEEKMCSYDYVEVYGGLDDESGPLHGKYCGNANPPEIISMHEALMVRFRSDDTVGFKGFSAAYVAIKSNDDVLTTDEEGRRYGRGRGRRYRL, encoded by the exons atgacgatgatgattcaTCCTTCGGTGCGCCGTCAACACTTTCGGCAGCAACCGGTGTCGAAATTGGTGCGGGAGCATAAACCGTTCCGACCGCTGGCAGGATCGGTGCGATGGGTGGCGTTCGTCATGGtgatcattttcattcatcaGCTTACCGAAGGTCTGGAGCTGAACGAGACGCTGATAACGCAGCGCCATCAGCATCACCGGTACACGATTGATGAGCTGCTCGATGCGCGCTTTCCGAAGAGCATCTCCGGTGACATCGACATGGATCCTTGCAAATCGA GTGGATTTATGGGCGACATCGCAATGCCGAACGTAAATTATGAAACCGAATGGCAGCGACAACGGCTGAACAAGAGCCTCGAGCAGGACATCGTGAAGCTGAAGCAGGAGGTGTACCTCGAGGGGTTGCAGGTCGAGGAGGAGGGCATGACGGACATGATacggaagaaaacgaaacaacgcGCCTCAACGCCCCTCTCCGGTATGACGTCAACCAACGGCGGTCAGTACGGGCGTTCCCCGTCGGGCACATCGTACGAGAGTGAAAATTCCATCACGGACAGTTCCGGAGAGCCTACGGTACGGGCCACCATCATCGACAACCGGGACAACATTATTGTGCGTCGCGAGCCCGAGGCTGCCGGGGAAAAGGTGGCCGAGAAAAAAACTGCCActccgaacaaaaaaaatgccacTGGTGCCGCGCGAAACATTGACCATAATCGGATCCAGTCCGACACGAAGGACATAGTTATCGATTCGATCAGTGATAATATTATCAGCAACAATCACGCCAGTAGGAAAGTAGTCACATCTGCCTTACTTTCAAAGACACCGTCGACAACGACAACGGCGATAACGACGACTACAACAACATCGACAACAATGGCTTCCGTAACTGTAGCAGGACACTCTACCGACGCGGAAGCTTCCCGTCAACTGGCAGGAAGTAGCGAGTCTACGGTTACAGGCACGCCCGTGGTGGAGCTTATGAAACGACAGCATCTATCGAATGAGCAGAATGGTCAGTTAACGAGCGCCAACAGAGAACAAGATGCTGGGCAGACCCGTACCCGCAGGCGCCACCGCCGCAGACGTCGGCAGCAACACAATTCGTTTCCCCAGCATTCCCAGGTACAGGATGCGGTCGAACGTATCACTGACAACGGTGATCCAACAACGAAAACCACATCCGGACATTCTCCGGCGAATGGACCGGTCAACAAAAACTCGTACCACTCACGGTTGGAACGGTTGCGTGTCGAATTGGGCACAGTAACGTACTCGGTGCGGGATCGCAATCTTCGATCGagtcaccagcaccagcagcaacagcgccAGGGCGAGCTGCCAAACGAGCCGGTGGAGCGAAGGTCGCAGAACCGtacaccgaagaagaagagacgCCGCGCTGGAGGTGACAGCAAACGGAAGCATCATCAGGATGTCATCGCTTACGATCACGGAAAGCACGgcaacgatgacggtaataacagcGAACAGCGGGAGAACATGCCCGTTGATACGACCAACTTCGGTGCCGGGAATGGGTGGGGTGCCACTGGATACGACGAGCAGTCCTATCATCCTCGCGCttaccatcagcagcagcagcagcaacaacaacagcgtaATCATCCTGAGCACCTCCTTTACGAACAGCTCTCCCAAAAGCAATCCACCCGAACGACGGTGCAGGACGAAAGCGACAATGCCATGAATTTGCATTTCCGACCGGACTATAAAGCACCGGCCCCGGGAGCTCAAGATCTACCCCAACCGTACTACTTACCTGTTGAAGACGAGGCAGAAAG CCATATTTACTACGCTTCCGaggatcatcatcaacatcagcaTCATCGAGTTGCACGTGCAGCAACGGCAAAGAAAGAGCGTATCTGGGACTTTGGCGTCATACCGTACGAGATTGATGGGAACTTTAGCGGCATGCACAAGGCCCTGTTCCGGCAGGCGATGCGTCACTGGGAGAACTATACGTGCATCAAGTTTGTCGAGCGCAATCCAATTGACCACCCGAACTACATCGTTTTCACGGAGCGTGCCTGTGG CTGCTGCTCGTTTGTCGGCAAACGAGGCAATGGACCGCAGGCCATTTCGATCGGTAAGAACTGCGACAAGTTTGGCATTGTGGTGCACGAGCTGGGTCACGTGGTCGGTTTCTGGCACGAGCACACCCGCCCGGACCGGGAAAACCATGTCGTGATCGAGAAAAACAACATCGTGGTGGGGCAGGAGTACAACTTCAACAAGCTCACCGAGGATGAGGTTAACTCGCTCGGTTTGCCGTACGACTACGATTCGATAATGCACTACGCGCGCAACACATTCTCCAAGGGTACCTATCTGGATACGATTTTTCCCATCGAAATACCGGGCCGCAAGAGGCCCGAAATCGGCCAACGGTTGCGTCTAAGCGAGGGTGACATCGCACAAGCGAACCTGCTGTATAAGTGTGCTA AGTGCGGACGCACGTTTCAGGAAAACTCGGCCAGCTTCACCTCCCCGACGTACTACTCCACCACACCACCGACCGAACCGGAACGTTGCGAATGGCGCATCACGGCAACGCACGGCGAAAGGATAGTTCTGAACATAACCGATCTG GATATTTACAAATCAAACAGCTGCCGGTCCGATTACCTGGAGATTCGGGACGGTTACTGGCACAAGTCGCCGATACTGGGGAAATTTTGCGGTTCCGGCAAGGTGAACGAGCTGATCCGCTCGACCGGCAGCCGTATGCTGCTCACGTACACAACCACCTTCCGGCAGGCGTCGATGAGGGGCTTTGCGGCCAACTACGAAG CAATCTGTGGCGGCGACATGAACCTTGAGTCGGGCGGACGTCTCGAGTCCCCAAACTATCCCGTCGACTACTTACCGAACAAGGAGTGTATCTGGCGCATAACCGTGCCGAAGGACTATCAGGTCGCTTTAAAGTTTCAGTCGTTTGAAGTGGAAAACCACGATAACTGTGTTTACGACTACGTCGAGGTACGGGACGGCGGTACGGCCGATTCGCGGCTCATTGGGGTTTTCTGCGGTTACAAAATACCACCCGATATGAA GTCAACGTCCAACAAACTGTTCGTAAAGTTCGTGTCGGACGGTTCGGTGCAGAAGGCAGGATTTTCGGCCACCTTCATGAAGGAAGTGGACGAGTGCGAGCACATGGACCACGGGTGTGAGCACGAGTGCATCAACACACTCGGGGGTTACGAGTGTGCCTGCTACATCGGTTACGAGCTGCACAGCGATAAGAAATCGTGCGAGA ATGCTTGCGGTGGCCAGCTGGACACCCCGAACGGTACTATCCTGTCACCGTCCTTTCCGAAGGAGTATCCCATCATGAAGGAGTGCGTGTGGGAGATAGTGGCATTGCCGCAGCACAAAATCACCCTCAACTTTACCCACTTCGATCTAGAGGGTAACACGTTTTATCAGGCGTCCGAATGCGAGTACGACTACGTGGCCGTGCTGTCCAAAAGCCCGGACGGGACGTTGCACAAGCACGGTTCGTTCTGTGGGTACAACGTCCCGGCGCCAATTACTTCCGAGTGGAATATCCTACGGGTGGTGTTCAAGTCCGATAAGACGATCCAGAAGACGGGCTTTGCCGCTGTTTACTTTACCGACATTGATGAGTGTGCAGTCAACAATGGTGGATGCCAGCAGGAATGCAAAAACACCGTCGGGTCGTACGTGTGTTCCTGCCGCAACGGGTACACTCTGCACGACAATGGGCACGATTGCAAAGAGAGTGGCTGCAAGCACGAGATATTTACACCGCACGGTCAAATTCTTAGTCCCAACTATCCGGACTACTATCCGCCGAAGAAGGACTgcatctggcactttaccacTACGCCTGGTCATAGGATACGGTTGGTTTTCAACGTGTTTGATATTGAGCCGCATCAG GAATGCGCTTACGACCATATCGTCATCTACGACGGAAACTCGCCGGACAGTCACACCTTGGGACGGTTCTGCGGTGCCAAAATTCCGCACCCCATCTCGTCCTCGTCCAACCAGATGTACATGGTGTTCAACACGGATACGAGCGTGCAGCGGAAGGGTTTCTTCGCGAGCCATTCGACGGCTTGCGGCGGACGGCTGAAGGCGACCGAAGTCAAGAACCATTTCTACTCGCACATCAAGTTTGGTTCGGGCATGTACGACAACGGTGCCGACTGCGAGTGGACGATTGTGGCCGATTCGGGCCAGAATGTGCAGCTCAAGTTTCTGAGCTTCGAGCTGGAGGAGGAAAAGATGTGTTCGTACGATTACGTGGAGGTGTACGGCGGACTGGACGACGAGAGTGGACCCCTGCATGGAAAGTACTGTGGCAATGCG AACCCACCGGAAATCATCTCGATGCACGAGGCGCTGATGGTGCGGTTCCGGTCGGACGACACGGTTGGATTTAAGGGCTTCTCGGCTGCGTACGTCGCGATCAAGTCGAACGATGACGTGCTGACCACCGACGAAGAAG GGCGAAGATATGGACGAGGAAGAGGACGACGATATCGATTATGA